Part of the Pseudomonas lijiangensis genome is shown below.
GTTCCGCGACGGCATCGACAATGCCGCCAAGGCCGGCATCACTGCCGTCATCCAGCCAGGTGGCTCGATGCGCGACAACGAAGTGATTGCGGCAGCGGATGAAGCGGGCATTGCGATGGTATTCACCGGAATGCGCCACTTCAGGCACTGATTGCAGTTTTGAGCCTCAAGCTGCAAGCGACAAGAAAGAGCGGAAGCGAATTGCACCGTTCTTTCCTGATGCGGCAGTTCCATTTTTCAAAGCCATAAGCTGTAGTTCGAGAGCTGCGCGATCAGCCTTCACTTGCAGCTTGTAGCTTTTCTCCGAAGGAGACTTTCACTTATGAACGTTTTGATTATCGGCAGCGGCGGTCGTGAACACGCTCTGGCCTGGAAAGTGGCTCAGGACCCGCGGGTCGAGAAGGTTTTCGTTGCGCCGGGCAACGCCGGTACGGCTATCGAAGCCAAGTGCGAGAACGTCGCCATCGACGTGCTGGCTCTTGAGCAACTGGCCGACTTCGCCGAGAAGAACGTGTCGCTGACCATCGTCGGCCCGGAAGTCCCGCTGGTTGCAGGCGTTGTGGATCTGTTCCGCAGCCGTGGCCTGGATTGCTTCGGCCCGACGGCTGGCGCCGCTCAGCTTGAAGGTTCCAAGGCGTTCACCAAGGATTTCCTGGCTCGCCACAAGATCCCGACCGCCGACTACCAGAACTTCACCGAGATCGAGCCGGCACTGGCTTACCTGCGTGAAAAAGGCGCTCCGATCGTCATCAAGGCTGACGGCCTGGCTGCCGGTAAAGGCGTGATCGTTGCCATGACGCTGGCCGAAGCCGAAGACGCCGTGCGCGACATGCTGGCTGGCAATGCCTTTGGCGAAGCCGGTTCGCGAGTCGTGATCGAGGAATTCCTGGACGGCGAAGAAGCCAGCTTCATCGTGATGGTCGATGGCAAGAATGTCCTGCCAATGGCCACCAGCCAGGACCACAAACGTGTCGGCGACGGCGACAGCGGCCCGAACACCGGCGGCATGGGTGCCTACTCCCCGGCCCCAGTGGTCACTGCCGACGTTCACCAGCGCGTCATGGACCTGGTCATCTGGCCAACTGTCCGTGGCATGGCAGAAGAAGGCAACGTTTATACCGGTTTCCTCTATGCTGGTCTGATGATCGACAAGGCTGGCAATCCAAAGGTCATCGAGTTCAACTGCCGCTTCGGCGACCCGGAAACCCAGCCTGTCATGTTGCGCCTGCAATCTAGCCTGGTGCTGCTGGTAGAAGCTGCGCTGGCACAGGCACTGGACAAGGTCGAAGCACAGTGGGACCCTCGTCCAAGTC
Proteins encoded:
- the purD gene encoding phosphoribosylamine--glycine ligase, coding for MNVLIIGSGGREHALAWKVAQDPRVEKVFVAPGNAGTAIEAKCENVAIDVLALEQLADFAEKNVSLTIVGPEVPLVAGVVDLFRSRGLDCFGPTAGAAQLEGSKAFTKDFLARHKIPTADYQNFTEIEPALAYLREKGAPIVIKADGLAAGKGVIVAMTLAEAEDAVRDMLAGNAFGEAGSRVVIEEFLDGEEASFIVMVDGKNVLPMATSQDHKRVGDGDSGPNTGGMGAYSPAPVVTADVHQRVMDLVIWPTVRGMAEEGNVYTGFLYAGLMIDKAGNPKVIEFNCRFGDPETQPVMLRLQSSLVLLVEAALAQALDKVEAQWDPRPSLGIVLAAGGYPGDYAKGAVIEGLDAAAQLPGKVFHAGTALKDERVVTSGGRVLCATALGETVGKAQENAYALAARIDWEGCFYRKDIGYRAIARERGESQE